One Aspergillus oryzae RIB40 DNA, chromosome 2 genomic window carries:
- a CDS encoding uncharacterized protein (predicted protein), whose protein sequence is MPLLKVFIPPDSHPSWTSSRSLVSANKYLITFLLNQSIIFRGYKPDLILKMKFSIPSALLVTATLSSVGNAAFPNVPETCLEIPQVLGQKPFKLMQYFHTQVCEKANCTTTINQHNQYLHNKVLPQLIQDVNTKLGVSASEQALYNQTSTQIIAAVQKGCAAEGNKPLCNNPEGLFNYGVCAFKASQPILEKQVKQLSSSVQLTEEKCQKIKQLDSDEAAWSKSLPGYIDRFAALCEKDN, encoded by the coding sequence ATGCCATTGCTCAAGGTATTTATACCTCCCGATAGCCACCCATCGTGgacatcatcaagatcatTAGTCTCAGCGAACAAGTATCTCATAACTTTCCTCCTCAACCAATCTATCATTTTCCGAGGCTATAAACCAGACCTTATTctcaaaatgaagttctcTATCCCTTCTGCGTTGCTGGTCACCGCTACTCTTTCCTCCGTTGGCAATGCCGCTTTCCCAAACGTCCCGGAGACGTGCTTGGAGATTCCTCAAGTTCTCGGCCAAAAGCCCTTCAAATTGATGCAATACTTCCATACGCAAGTTTGTGAGAAGGCCAATTGTACTACCACGATCAACCAACACAATCAGTATCTCCACAACAAAGTCCTCCCGCAACTCATCCAGGACGTAAACACCAAGCTGGGTGTATCTGCCAGCGAGCAGGCGCTGTACAATCAGACAAGCACCCAGATCATTGCAGCAGTGCAGAAAGGTTGCGCAGCTGAAGGAAACAAACCTCTGTGCAACAATCCGGAAGGGCTATTCAACTATGGTGTTTGTGCTTTCAAAGCCTCCCAGCCGATTCTGGAGAAGCAGGTCAAGCAGCTGTCCAGCTCGGTTCAGCTTACCGAGGAGAAGTGCCAGAAGATTAAGCAGCTTGACTCCGATGAGGCTGCGTGGTCCAAGTCTCTTCCTGGATATATTGACCGATTTGCCGCGTTGTGTGAGAAGGACAACTAA
- a CDS encoding uncharacterized protein (predicted protein): MYRFLVSLLGLVAGTTYAAPVPEVSSMNAVRNGPPPGCLTVGPAGQHHTVGAALSALGSSPSPACIYIAQGTYKEKVVINYKGALTLYGETSDTSSYKGNAVTITHTISDDAGTLDDSATLQVKSNDFKMYNINVVNGYGPGKQALALSADANHLGFYGCQFRGYQDTVFTKTGTQFFSKCLIQGSVDYIFGGGSAWFHQCDIRSTAPGYITASGREKADNSWLAFDHCTISGASGVNLKEKVFLGRPWRPLARVIYQNSDLSDVVSPKGWSPMAKGATPLFYEFKNSGAGSNTSKREFLSPIAAAVTRESVLGNDAAQWVDARY; encoded by the exons ATGTACCGTTTCTTGGTCAGTCTCCTCGGCCTGGTGGCGGGAACCACCTATGCGGCTCCAGTTCCGGAGGTCTCCAGCATGAACGCTGTCCGTAACGGCCCTCCACCTGGCTGTCTCACTGTTGGCCCTGCTGGACAACATCATACCGTGGGAGCTGCGCTGAGCGCACTCGGATCTTCGCCCTCACCCGCGTGTATCTACATCGCCCAGGGAACGtacaaagagaaagttgTCATTAACTACAAGGGCGCGTTGACTTTGTATGGTGAGACCTCAGACACCTCATCGTACAAGGGAAATGCTGTCACCATCACCCACACTATCTCCGATGATGCTGGCACCCTGGATGACAGCGCTACATTGCAGGTGAAATCGAATGACTTCAAAATGTACAATATTAATGTGGTGAACGGGTATGGACCAGGCAAACAGGCGCTTGC ATTATCTGCAGATGCCAACCACCTGGGCTTTTATGGCTGTCAATTCCGCGGTTACCAAGACACCGTCTTTACTAAGACGGGAACCcaattcttctccaaatGCTTGATCCAGG GGTCGGTGGATTACATCTTCGGGGGTGGTTCTGCTTGGTTCCATCAATGTGATATCCGCTCCACGGCGCCTGGTTATATCACTGCCAGCGGACGTGAAAAGGCCGACAATTCCTGGCTCGCCTTTGATCACTGCACCATTTCGGGAGCGAGCGGCGTGAacctgaaggagaaggttttCCTTGGAAGGCCTTGGCGGCCTCTTGCACGGGTTATCTATCAAAATTCGGATCTGAGTGACGTCGTCTCGCCGAAGGGATGGAGTCCCATGGCCAAGGGCGCGACTCCACTGTTTTACGAATTCAAAAACAGCGGAGCGGGTTCGAACACATCGAAGCGAGAGTTTTTGTCGCCCATCGCTGCTGCCGTCACGCGAGAGAGTGTTTTGGGCAATGACGCCGCCCAGTGGGTGGATGCGCGATACTAG
- a CDS encoding uncharacterized protein (amino acid transporters) → MVTHTEPQEDLERPLLADSPEPSYEAIVAPTGASDAAPRATFRRNLGAVEAFGIVISIVIGSGVFTSPGAIDTNVPSPGAALIVWLVGGLLAWTGATTMAELGTAISGEGGVQPYLQYAFGDIFGFLAAWTWIIAVMPATLAILSIVFIESIYSAAGITDQAASIQHKLLSILVLIAIGVANSISTKVSTRLSSFFVTTKFVTITGIVIAGLLVVIVHLSSTHWDGPATDWYSKSWFGYRDTLAPDGKEIHWSDLAGWEMLGHYSAALYGALWAYSGWDKAAELSAPATQLPLAINMAVPIVILCFIAANTAYYILLPWSVVSTTDSVAVTAITHLLGPVAGVIAAVLICLVVAGSLLGNSFVAGRMIVAASNSNWLPRFLGIIGRLRSPSAENGPSLPSDAETSSGKSDAPINAIVLSTALPIFYILFGDFRALLTFNGLGEYTFFLLTVLGAIILRFREPGLRRPYKPSSIIPITFAIVSGFVVVRGAIFAPVQALVLLSLWIIGVGYYEVRKRWAVDRNA, encoded by the exons ATGGTCACACACACCGAGCCTCAAGAAGATCTTGAAAGGCCATTACTCGCCGATTCTCCAGAGCCAAGCTATGAAGCCATAGTGGCGCCCACGGGCGCGTCGGATGCAGCGCCTCGCGCTACGTTCAGGCGGAATCTCGGGGCCGTGGAAGCATTTGGCATCGTCATCAGTATTGTGATCGGCAGTGGAGTCTTCACATCTCCCGGTGCTATCGATACCAACGTTCCATCACCCGGCGCTGCTCTCATTGTGTGGCTCGTGGGAGGACTGCTGGCTTGGACCGGGGCGACCACGATGGCCGAGCTCGGCACAGCAATTTCCGGTGAAG GGGGTGTCCAGCCGTATCTACAGTATGCTTTTGGCGACATTTTCGGGTTCCTGGCAGCGTGGACCTGGATCATCGCGGTGATGCCGGCCACGCTTGCCATCCTCAGCATTGTTTTTATTGAAAGCATCTACTCCGCTGCTGGGATAACGGATCAGGCAGCTTCCATCCAACACAAGCTTCTCTCAATTCTGGTGTTGATCGCGATCGGTGTGGCCAACTCAATCAGTACCAAAGTGAGCACACGTTTGAGCAGTTTCTTCGTGACGACAAAATTTGTTACGATCACTGGCATCGTGATTGCAGGCCTTCTGGTAGTGATTGTCCACTTGTCAAGTACACACTGGGACGGACCAGCAACCGATTGGTACAGCAAGTCGTGGTTTGGCTACCGCGACACCCTGGCTCCGGATGGTAAAGAGATTCATTGGAGCGACCTGGCTGGATGGGAAATGCTCGGTCACTATTCAGCTGCCCTCTATGGTGCACTGTGGGCGTACTCCGGCTGGGACAAAGCAG CAGAGCTATCTGCACCGGCCACCCAGCTTCCACTCGCCATTAACATGGCAGTTCCCATCGTCATTCTTTGCTTTATCGCAGCTAATACGGCATACTACATTCTTCTTCCGTGGAGCGTAGTGTCAACAACAGATAGCGTTGCAGTG ACTGCGATCACTCATCTCTTAGGTCCAGTAGCGGGCGTTATCGCAGCGGTCTTGATCTGTCTTGTAGTAGCCGGCTCCTTGCTGGGAAATTCGTTCGTCGCTGGCCGCATGATCGTCGCAGCGTCTAATTCAAACTGGCTGCCCAGGTTTCTAGGGATTATCGGACGATTGAGGTCTCCATCTGCTGAGAATGGCCCTTCACTTCCGTCCGATGCCGAGACTTCGAGCGGGAAGTCGGACGCACCGATCAATGCGATCGTCTTGTCTACCGCACTTCCTATCTTCTACATTCTGTTCGGGGACTTTCGGGCGCTTCTGACCTTTAATGGGCTGGGGGAGTACACGTTCTTCTTATTGACTGTCCTCGGGGCGATCATCTTGCGATTCCGAGAACCAGGTCTGCGCCGCCCCTACAAGCCCTCTAGTATAATTCCCATCACCTTTGCCATAGTTAGTGGGTTTGTGGTGGTCCGAGGAGCCATTTTCGCCCCTGTGCAGGCTTTAGTTCTGCTATCGCTGTGGATCATTGGAGTGGGTTATTATGAGGTCCGAAAAAGATGGGCAGTGGACCGAAATGCATAA
- a CDS encoding uncharacterized protein (predicted protein), with translation MKSYLYHAVLLLTAPLVTAKKNNLQWAICDSDPQTVLQKLGLGTPEPYKENPITYYDTSPPVYISDGLMFRTKTSKGEDISTVKVRLQQESSDVPDSAECVWDRYGESPTYTCEKRCPLRESTIWCDQQIELAEHYEKVNWEELTNYGPYPNAKWKIRIEGYKAKFDNVAAGSLHLMEIEAKVPKEKADKAYEEVTQHLESLGIVLCDPQEGKTARLFRAMGYTKDERDDL, from the coding sequence ATGAAGTCGTATTTATACCACGCCGTCCTCCTCCTGACAGCCCCGTTGGTTaccgcaaagaagaacaaccttCAATGGGCAATATGTGATTCTGACCCTCAAACTGTTCTTCAAAAGCTGGGGCTGGGGACACCAGAACCCTACAAGGAGAATCCGATTACCTACTACGACACAAGCCCTCCGGTATACATCTCCGATGGCCTCATGTTCCGCACCAAGACATCGAAAGGCGAAGATATTTCCACGGTGAAAGTACGACTGCAGCAGGAAAGCTCCGATGTCCCCGACTCCGCCGAATGTGTTTGGGATCGTTACGGTGAAAGTCCCACGTACACCTGCGAGAAGCGATGTCCCCTGCGAGAATCTACCATCTGGTGCGACCAACAAATCGAGCTCGCCGAGCACTACGAAAAGGTCAACTGGGAGGAGCTTACGAATTATGGTCCGTATCCGAATGCCAAGTGGAAGATACGGATCGAAGGTTATAAAGCCAAGTTCGACAACGTCGCGGCTGGCTCGCTGCACCTGATGGAAATCGAAGCCAAAGTACcgaaagagaaggcagaTAAGGCATATGAGGAAGTGACTCAACACTTGGAAAGCCTTGGGATTGTATTGTGTGACCCTCAAGAAGGGAAGACTGCCAGGCTCTTTCGCGCCATGGGTTATACCAAGGATGAGCGAGACGATCTTTAG
- a CDS encoding uncharacterized protein (predicted protein) — MHLLHTILFLLPLASLAVPSAPSSNLNKRSITCLKVGASATATWTNSAGQTCSFVGVVGSNYGANSAGNGDDPNCGDAYNAAVDDTAGGLLAGCSQTNPSNTVSPPNSSPVCS; from the exons ATGCATCTGCTTCATACGATACTCTTCTTATTACCATTAGCCAGCTTGGCCGTACCCTCCGCCCCTTCTAGCAACCTAAACAAACGATCTATTACCTGCCTCAAAGTCGGGGCATCAGCAACGGCGACCTGGACCAACAGTGCCGGGCAAACCTGTTCTTTTGTTGGAGTAGTAGGGAGCAATTACGGTGCCAACAGCGCAGGCAATGGGGA TGATCCAAACTGCGGTGATGCCTACAATGCGGCTGTTGACGATACCGCGGGAGGACTTCTCGCTGGCTGCTCGCAGACGAATCCTTCTAACACGGTGTCTCCACCGAATTCCAGCCCGGTTTGTTCTTGA